One segment of Stenotrophomonas sp. SAU14A_NAIMI4_8 DNA contains the following:
- a CDS encoding aldo/keto reductase, producing the protein MSLDHYRLLGRSGLRVSPMALGMMTFGADWGWGADEAEARRIFDAYVERGGNFVDTANNYTNGSAETLLGRFAQGRRDRLVIASKYTLATVPGDPNNAGNHRKSMLRSVEDSLRRLGTDYLDVLYLHAWDDTTGVDEVMRGFDDLVRSGKVLYAGISDTPAWQIARMQTLADLRGWAPLVALQIEYSLIQRSVEHELLPMAQALGLGVVAWSPLGSGVLTGKYSAADLPPPETLDATPGGSRRKVALINGALTPRSLQIADEVRQIAQDLSHSPAQVALAWLLQRPAAGALPIVGARTLAQLEHNLDALDLQLPADVIARLDAISAVAPSFPHDFLQMPLPRMLMSGGTRLQPRA; encoded by the coding sequence ATGTCGCTCGACCACTACCGCCTGCTGGGCCGCTCCGGCCTGCGGGTCAGCCCGATGGCCCTGGGCATGATGACCTTCGGCGCCGACTGGGGCTGGGGCGCGGATGAAGCCGAGGCCCGTCGCATCTTCGACGCCTACGTCGAACGTGGCGGCAATTTCGTCGATACGGCCAACAACTACACCAATGGCAGCGCCGAAACCCTGCTCGGCCGTTTCGCCCAGGGCCGGCGCGACCGCCTGGTGATTGCCAGCAAGTACACCCTGGCCACCGTGCCGGGCGACCCCAACAACGCCGGCAACCACCGCAAGAGCATGCTGCGCTCGGTGGAGGACAGCCTGCGCCGGCTCGGTACCGACTATCTGGACGTGCTGTACCTGCACGCCTGGGACGACACCACTGGCGTGGACGAGGTGATGCGCGGCTTCGACGACCTGGTCCGCAGTGGCAAGGTGCTCTACGCCGGCATTTCCGATACACCGGCCTGGCAGATCGCGCGCATGCAGACCCTGGCCGACCTGCGTGGTTGGGCCCCGTTGGTGGCGTTGCAGATCGAGTACAGCCTGATCCAGCGCAGCGTGGAACACGAACTGCTGCCGATGGCGCAGGCGCTGGGTCTGGGCGTGGTGGCCTGGTCGCCGCTGGGCAGCGGTGTGCTGACCGGCAAGTACAGCGCCGCCGATCTGCCACCGCCCGAGACGCTGGACGCCACGCCGGGGGGCTCACGCCGCAAGGTCGCCCTGATCAACGGCGCGTTGACCCCACGTTCGCTGCAGATCGCCGATGAAGTCAGGCAGATTGCCCAGGACCTGTCGCACTCCCCCGCCCAGGTCGCCCTGGCCTGGCTGCTGCAGCGCCCCGCAGCCGGTGCCCTGCCCATTGTCGGCGCCCGCACCCTGGCCCAGCTCGAGCACAACCTGGACGCGCTGGACCTGCAGCTGCCGGCCGACGTCATCGCCCGACTGGACGCGATCAGCGCCGTCGCCCCGTCCTTCCCGCACGACTTCCTGCAGATGCCGCTGCCACGCATGTTGATGAGCGGCGGCACCCGCCTGCAGCCGCGCGCCTGA
- a CDS encoding LysR family transcriptional regulator, translating to MDASAPLTAVVAFVHVADHASFTRAADALGVSTSALSQSVRALEARMGVRLLQRTTRRVGLTEHGARFLQRVRGGLEQIDQAFAELDSARSVPAGRLRVTLPRIVADRMVLPRLPDFLARYPQVQVELCVDPALTDLVAEGFDAGIRLGESLAQGMIAVPVGPPERQVVVATPTYFERHGVPQTPHDLQDHACIVHRLANGRLMPWEFSRQGHDLEVEVAGRLVFNDAGVAHRAVLDGLGMAQGFASLVADDIAAGRLRSVLQDWQPPFPGFHLYYPAREQMAPKLRVFIDHLRAGMDDR from the coding sequence ATGGACGCCTCTGCGCCGCTTACCGCCGTGGTCGCCTTCGTCCACGTAGCCGACCATGCCAGTTTCACCCGCGCTGCCGACGCCCTGGGGGTGTCGACCTCGGCGCTGTCGCAGAGCGTGCGCGCGCTGGAAGCACGGATGGGCGTGCGCCTGCTGCAGCGGACCACGCGGCGGGTGGGCCTGACCGAACACGGCGCACGCTTCCTGCAGCGCGTGCGCGGCGGCCTGGAGCAGATCGACCAGGCCTTCGCCGAGCTGGACAGCGCGCGCTCGGTGCCGGCCGGGCGGCTGCGGGTGACCTTGCCGCGCATCGTCGCCGATCGCATGGTGCTGCCGCGGCTGCCCGATTTCCTCGCCCGCTACCCGCAGGTGCAGGTGGAACTGTGCGTGGACCCGGCGCTGACCGATCTGGTGGCCGAGGGCTTCGACGCCGGCATCCGCCTGGGCGAATCGCTGGCGCAGGGGATGATTGCCGTGCCAGTTGGACCGCCCGAGCGACAGGTGGTGGTGGCCACGCCGACCTACTTCGAACGCCATGGCGTGCCACAGACCCCGCACGACCTGCAGGACCATGCCTGCATCGTGCACCGGCTGGCCAACGGCCGGTTGATGCCCTGGGAATTCAGCCGCCAGGGCCACGACCTGGAGGTGGAGGTGGCCGGCAGGCTGGTGTTCAACGATGCCGGTGTCGCCCATCGCGCCGTGCTGGATGGTCTGGGCATGGCCCAGGGCTTCGCCTCGCTGGTGGCCGACGACATTGCCGCCGGCCGCCTGCGCAGCGTGCTGCAGGACTGGCAGCCGCCATTCCCCGGCTTCCACCTGTACTACCCGGCGCGCGAACAGATGGCGCCGAAGCTGCGGGTGTTCATCGACCACCTGCGCGCGGGAATGGATGACCGGTAG
- a CDS encoding amino acid permease, which translates to MSLLRRKSLDSVTDHEAGRRLVPTLSWPHLIALGIGAIVGTGIYTLIGVGANLAGPAVLISFAIAGAVCACAALSYAELSTMMPAAGSAYTYSYSALGEVFAWVVGWSLILEYSLVVSTVAVGWSGYFVGFLQWVHTQFGIDITLPAALAAGPHVAGGVINLPAIVITWLVALMLMAGTKESATLNAILVVFKLIALAVFVAVALPAFDSSNLQPFMPHGFAKSMGPDGVERGVMAAAAIIFFAFYGFDAISTAAEETKNPARDLSIGIIGSMVGCTIVYVLVALAAVGAMSYAVFGQSAEPLALIMRELGSPKAAMFIGVVAIIALPTVLLAFLYGQSRIFFVMSRDGLLPRRLSKVSARTGTPVATTLFTAVVVSALAGVARLDEIAALANAGTLAAFTAVGICLVVLRVREPNRERSFRTPLAFVVGPLAALGCIYLFISLPHTTQLYFLLWNVVGLVLYFVYSRRNALIAR; encoded by the coding sequence ATGTCCCTGCTCCGGCGCAAGTCCCTAGATTCCGTCACCGACCATGAAGCCGGCCGGCGGCTGGTCCCGACCCTCAGCTGGCCGCACCTGATCGCCCTGGGCATCGGCGCCATTGTCGGCACCGGCATCTACACGCTCATCGGCGTGGGCGCCAACCTGGCAGGTCCGGCGGTGCTGATTTCCTTCGCCATCGCCGGTGCGGTCTGCGCTTGTGCGGCGCTGTCCTATGCCGAGCTGTCCACGATGATGCCGGCCGCCGGCAGCGCCTATACTTACAGCTACAGCGCGCTGGGCGAAGTGTTCGCCTGGGTGGTGGGCTGGAGCCTGATCCTGGAGTACTCGCTGGTGGTGAGTACCGTGGCGGTGGGCTGGTCGGGGTATTTCGTCGGCTTCCTGCAGTGGGTGCACACCCAGTTCGGCATCGACATCACCCTGCCCGCGGCGCTGGCCGCCGGACCGCACGTGGCCGGCGGCGTCATCAACCTGCCGGCCATCGTCATCACCTGGCTGGTGGCGCTGATGCTGATGGCCGGCACCAAGGAAAGCGCCACCCTCAACGCGATCCTGGTGGTGTTCAAGCTGATCGCGCTGGCGGTGTTCGTGGCCGTGGCCCTGCCCGCCTTCGACAGCAGCAACCTGCAGCCGTTCATGCCGCACGGCTTCGCCAAATCCATGGGCCCGGACGGGGTGGAGCGCGGCGTGATGGCGGCAGCGGCCATCATCTTCTTCGCGTTCTATGGCTTCGATGCCATTTCCACCGCGGCCGAAGAAACCAAGAACCCAGCGCGCGACCTGTCGATCGGCATCATCGGTTCGATGGTCGGCTGCACCATCGTGTACGTGCTGGTGGCGCTGGCCGCCGTGGGCGCGATGAGCTATGCGGTGTTCGGCCAGAGTGCCGAGCCGCTGGCATTGATCATGCGTGAACTCGGCAGCCCCAAGGCCGCCATGTTCATCGGCGTGGTCGCCATCATCGCCCTGCCCACCGTGCTGCTGGCCTTCCTGTATGGCCAGAGCCGCATCTTCTTCGTGATGAGCCGCGATGGCCTGCTGCCGCGCCGCCTGTCCAAGGTCAGCGCGCGCACCGGTACGCCGGTGGCCACCACGCTGTTCACCGCCGTGGTGGTGTCGGCGCTGGCCGGTGTGGCGCGCCTGGACGAGATTGCGGCGCTGGCCAACGCCGGCACCCTGGCCGCGTTCACCGCCGTGGGCATCTGCCTGGTGGTGCTGCGCGTGCGCGAACCCAACCGCGAGCGCAGCTTCCGCACGCCGCTGGCGTTCGTGGTGGGTCCGCTGGCCGCACTGGGCTGCATCTACCTGTTCATCAGCCTGCCGCACACCACCCAGCTGTATTTCCTGCTGTGGAACGTGGTCGGCCTGGTGCTGTACTTCGTGTACAGCCGCCGCAATGCGCTGATCGCGCGCTGA